From one Dermacentor andersoni chromosome 1, qqDerAnde1_hic_scaffold, whole genome shotgun sequence genomic stretch:
- the LOC129381159 gene encoding uncharacterized protein: MPDHGQGRLHHFREHVVAGVNWRPTRFVDEVPSSRICSLCRMIPKRTVLLPCSHALCQSCHAASLEGGVGQCPLDQVKFHEAECFGYEFPTRIANTLKVYCWNEQHGCEYTGTMDRVLEHYENECTFHTVECLRCGEGVQHRDLPTHYAAGCSAGVSSTITECPSTEPTALSLEAVNAALGDLKATLGAANHDQLLPVIQSRLNELTEQVRSQETRFSGIIREIGASERNLTGDMAEIAATTSSTVSHHMTFLRSAAEEASLSPSLSLRSEMALILRKLERLADLEHWQQTSLEPVSSRVIAHCSIFCGGHRHLTSALSTTWMEKIGNVMYDLTLENCEEIIKYQGSRKKFAEIRVWHMRDAYFTVAVFKCRDNPALTVEIEFNGMLVDSRCWPPFWHVGVWDNVIQEHFSLPSRVIPCFCHHYDDSLLHFHLEFGVGTACLKNDGFFRDGKILFQICLADTAMEDGVKGAP; the protein is encoded by the exons ATGCCGGATCACGGACAGGGACGGCTGCACCATTTTCGCGAACACGTCGTCGCCGGCGTCAACTGGCGACCGACGCGGTTCGTCGACGAGGTTCCCAGTTCACGTATATGCAGCCTCTGCCGTATGATCCCGAAACGAACGGTGCTGTTGCCGTGCTCGCACGCTCTGTGCCAATCTTGCCACGCAGCCAGTCTCGAAGGGGGCGTTGGCCAGTGTCCATTGGATCAAGTGAAATTCCACGAAGCGGAGTGCTTCGGTTATGAATTCCCTACAAGGATCGCGAATACCTTGAAG GTGTACTGCTGGAACGAACAGCACGGCTGCGAGTACACGGGCACCATGGACCGTGTGCTGGAACACTACGAGAACGAGTGCACATTTCACACCGTGGAATGTTTGCGATGCGGCGAGGGAGTCCAGCACAGAGACCTGCCTACCCACTACGCGGCCGGATGCAGTGCCGGTGTTTCTTCAACGATCACAGAGTGCCCGTCGACGGAACCTACAGCACTTAGCCTTGAAGCCGTGAACGCTGCCCTTGGAGACCTGAAGGCGACGTTGGGGGCTGCCAACCATGACCAGCTGCTGCCTGTGATCCAGAGTCGGTTGAATGAGCTTACAGAACAAGTTAGAAGCCAGGAAACCAGATTCTCTGGGATCATACGCGAGATCGGAGCATCCGAGCGCAACTTAACGGGCGACATGGCTGAAATAGCGGCCACGACCTCATCGACCGTGTCGCACCATATGACTTTTCTGAGAAGTGCGGCAGAGGAAGCCAGCCTGTCACCGTCGCTGTCGTTGCGTTCGGAAATGGCGCTGATACTTAGAAAGTTGGAACGCTTAGCCGACCTGGAACACTGGCAGCAAACTTCCCTGGAGCCTGTGTCCAGCCGTGTCATTGCTCATTGTAGCATTTTCTGCGGTGGCCATCGGCATTTAACCAGTGCGCTGTCAACCACGTGGATGGAAAAAATTGGGAACGTGATGTATGATCTGACCCTGGAAAACTGTGAGGAAATCATTAAGTATCAGGGATCGAGGAAGAAGTTTGCTGAGATTAGGGTGTGGCACATGAGAGACGCGTACTTTACGGTTGCCGTCTTCAAGTGTCGGGATAATCCTGCTCTCACTGTGGAGATCGAGTTTAACGGGATGCTGGTGGACTCTAGGTGTTGGCCGCCTTTTTGGCACGTGGGCGTGTGGGATAATGTAATACAGGAGCATTTTTCATTGCCTTCCCGTGTCATACCCTGTTTCTGCCACCACTATGATGACTCATTGCTACACTTCCACCTCGAATTCGGCGTAGGTACTGCCTGCCTGAAAAATGACGGTTTCTTCCGAGACGGAAAGATATTGTTCCAAATCTGCCTCGCCGATACAGCAatggaggatggtgtcaaaggagCACCCTAA